One region of Rana temporaria chromosome 9, aRanTem1.1, whole genome shotgun sequence genomic DNA includes:
- the ZBTB22 gene encoding zinc finger and BTB domain-containing protein 22 — METTGPLIHVDFPDVASSLLESLNQQRMEGKLCDVSVHAQGRVFRAHRAVLAASSPYFHDQVLLKGMSCVVLPNVVDPGAFEAVLCAAYTGRLTMLADEIVNYLTVGSVLQMWHVVDKCSELLKEARANSGSGSVEGSGSGSNVPTPQRPHSGRASENQSPSSSNYFSPREAPPESCAERSRRRSDVASETAEEAGVEEDQGGGEASVASCSSYRRPSIVPQRHWVYVKKERPHPGLVLTCEGEEEEDEEELEEDEEEEHLSISDVRTLNAPEEQVNFCEPSDGMPYEEGTAGSYPQGPPLLPLDMQGNQLMVLPSGHGAAGQGGTGTAQGEGGKIFLCHCGKAFSHKSMRDRHVNMHLNLRPFDCPVCGKKFKMKHHLTEHMKTHTGVKPYECEVCAKKFMWRDSFMRHRGHCERRHRAVAGGGGTPQGITEAPSV, encoded by the coding sequence ATGGAAACCACTGGCCCCCTCATCCACGTGGACTTCCCTGATGTGGCCAGCTCCCTCCTGGAAAGCCTCAACCAGCAGCGTATGGAAGGCAAGCTCTGTGATGTCTCTGTCCATGCGCAAGGCCGTGTCTTTCGTGCCCACCGCGCAGTACTGGCTGCCTCTTCCCCGTACTTTCATGACCAGGTGCTGCTTAAGGGAATGAGCTGTGTGGTTCTGCCTAATGTAGTAGACCCAGGGGCCTTTGAAGCCGTGTTGTGTGCTGCCTACACGGGTCGCCTGACCATGCTGGCCGATGAAATAGTCAATTACCTGACGGTGGGCAGCGTCCTCCAGATGTGGCATGTTGTGGATAAGTGCTCTGAGCTGTTGAAGGAGGCTCGAGCGAACAGCGGCTCCGGTAGCGTAGAAGGATCTGGAAGCGGTAGTAATGTTCCAACACCACAGAGACCTCATTCTGGAAGAGCCAGCGAGAACCAGTCTCCCAGTAGCAGCAACTACTTTAGCCCGCGGGAGGCACCTCCTGAATCTTGTGCGGAGAGGAGTAGAAGAAGAAGCGATGTAGCAAGTGAAACTGCAGAGGAAGCCGGAGTCGAGGAAGACCAAGGAGGAGGAGAGGCTTCTGTTGCAAGCTGCTCCAGTTACCGAAGGCCCAGCATTGTGCCACAAAGGCATTGGGTGTATGTGAAGAAGGAACGGCCCCACCCAGGCCTGGTGTTAACATGTGAAGGtgaggaggaagaagatgaagaagaactTGAGGAGGACGAAGAGGAAGAACACTTGAGTATAAGTGACGTCCGCACTCTCAATGCTCCAGAAGAGCAGGTGAACTTCTGTGAGCCTTCAGATGGCATGCCTTATGAGGAAGGAACTGCTGGAAGTTACCCACAAGGTCCTCCACTTCTGCCTCTGGACATGCAAGGAAACCAGTTGATGGTCTTACCTTCTGGGCATGGAGCAGCTGGGCAAGGAGGCACAGGGACAGCCCAAGGGGAAGGCGGAAAGATATTTCTGTGCCACTGCGGGAAAGCCTTCTCACACAAGAGCATGCGTGACCGCCACGTCAATATGCACCTCAACCTGCGGCCCTTCGACTGCCCTGTCTGCGGAAAGAAGTTCAAGATGAAACACCACCTTACGGAACACATGAAAACGCACACAGGCGTAAAACCGTACGAGTGCGAAGTGTGCGCCAAGAAGTTCATGTGGAGAGACAGTTTCATGAGGCATCGCGGGCACTGCGAAAGGAGGCACAGGGCggtggcaggagggggaggaacTCCGCAAGGAATTACTGAAGCCCCATCTGTGTAA